Within the Salvia hispanica cultivar TCC Black 2014 chromosome 4, UniMelb_Shisp_WGS_1.0, whole genome shotgun sequence genome, the region gttgcatatttattgggacggagggagtatatgatacgcacaaacaaaaaaaattcagaccATATCATATCAACTATTGGTTTGTCACGCAATTTcatggaaaaagaataaagaattAGGAGCGACTAACCTCAAACTATTCTTAGATATGAAAGGTATCAGATTAACATATAATCCATTCaaagaataaaagaattaGGAGCGACTAACCTCAAACTATTCTTAGATATGAAAGGCATCAAATTAACATATAATTCATTCTAGAAAGAAGAATGTAATCGATTGAGTGCTATGGATGTGAGTTTGTGTGAATCCATAAGTAAGTACTCccccgtcccaaggaagatgaccccttccttgggtagcacatcattttatgcagttttattttgtgttaggtggagagaATACAGTAAGATAgaggaaataaagtaaaaataaagaagtttctatttttagtagtgggTCATCTTggatgggacaaactaaaaaagaaagtgggtcatctttggtgggacagagggagtaatataataatactGGAATAGTCCTGGCTCAACCATAATCAAATCATTGAAGCTAATGAAAGCTACTCAATCAATATGCAGATCATATTTGCAAACAATTAAAGCTGAACTCTTATAAATAAAGCagacaataatttaaattcatcCTATTAGCTTGTGGATGTACAGTATTTCTGTGAGCAAAATATGCCTGGGATGGTTCACTTTGTATATCAGTACTCTCCCTAGATTAATAGGTGAGCATTAGACAAGTATAAGCACAAACCTGAACCCTGGGACCTTTAGAGGCTGAATTGCATGGAAGGCATTCGCAAGACCAGTCAATACCTGAAAAGGTTACACgacaattaatatttaaaaagaagtAGCTATACAATTTGAAAAGCCTACTTGAAAAGAAACCTGGACCAGAAACTAAATCTTGGAATAGAGTCATTATCTTTAATGGGAAAAAGGTAACAATCTTACAAACCCATAGCTGAACTAAATGCCAAAATATGGTACCTGAAAATTTGCACCATCAAATACTGGATCCAATGAACACAAATCAAGCAGCCAATTAACAAACAACCTAAAGTAGGGCCTTGGATTAAATGACGCCTTTCTCTCCTCGGCATCTTTTAGAATAAATTTAACCGTAACAGCAAGAACCTAAAGCAAACATAGTAGAGTACATTAGAAACCCAGACACCTCATCACAATAAACAATCCATCTCTATTCTGAAACTCATACCTTGGGCAGAAGTGAAAGTTTACTGGAACCCTGATCCGCAGGGAAAAACTGGAAGGATTGAAAGAGTTAATGCAGACAGTATGGAGGACTGAGAATATAGGgattgtaaatatatttaattgccAAAAGTACTTATGAGATGCCCACCTTCAGAACCGAGAAAACTAACTTCGCATACATGTCGATAGCGAGAAATGAAAGTGACTCCGATGATAAACAATGTGAAACAGAGAGTTCCTGGTATTGGAccataattaacataaaataaccATTATAACTGAACTATATTGTTAATTATAGTAAGATTGGAATAGGACCCTCACCATAATCCTGCGGAAAAACCGATCCGTCATCTCATCTCCTTTAAGAAGCCCTCTCTGTTGCAAGAGTGAAACATGGCGAGCACAAGCTGCATCATTTGCTCCGGGCAGTTCGCATATTTGGTACCATTCAGTAAATAATGCGGATACCTGTGTCGGTATCATATTCAAAGGTCAGAACATATGATTATAAAACATGGAATCCATGCCTACAAAAAGTGTGATCTAATTTCtgtttaagaaaaaaagatgttccacCATCCTTTAACAAAGAACTACAAGAGAACTATCTGTGGTAAATAAGCACGCATAAAGTagtaaaaggaaaatgtgaaaaatataataccaTTTAAACTTCCAactaatattgattaaattaattcactgTAACTATAACTTCAAAGCTTGTTCCGAACTATGTTACAGGTTCCATGAAATCAGCTATATGCTGCAACGAGTGTGCAAATGCTACACGAGCCGCTCTTTTAAGAgctcaaaaattatttaaaagacAATATGACAAATTGTTGGTACTGCAATGTAAGGTAAGGCAGTGAAAAGTCTCAAAGCATTCATTTGGATCCAGATgacaaaattgagaaaaagcACTAATCACATCCTACTTctatcaaaaacaaaaacgtTAGTTATTCAGtgcaattgaaaaaataatcacaaaatcATGGGAAAGGAAGAGGGGTTGGAGATTTCAATCCAAAcctagtattttattaaacaaGATGTGAGACCATATGTGTAGCCTTAAGGAGAGTATAAGCATGCATAAAACCATCAAATATCTTCCAAACCATCATTGTACTACTACATACagatttataaaatgataagcAGATCCAATATTAAGTACCTGTTCAGAGAAACCAGCAGGATCAAAATCCACCAATTCTGTCACACTGAATTCTTCCCTGCTTGTTCCAGGAACAGTGGTCTGTTCCagcaactaaaaaaaaatcagatgtTGAGAAAATTATCAAGAGATCAAAGACTAAAAGTGTGGAAGAGAAGAAATATCTGAGGACCTTTTTATCCCTAGGGGTTCGTGCAATTTCTTCTTTACCAACAGCCAAAGGAGACAAATTTCCAGCATTAGCTGGGTTCTTAGCTATTTCAATCAGCTGTTGTAATGACTCCGGGGATCCAGGTCTTGCAGCAAGCtgaaaataaggaaaatagTTAGAAACTCCAGAAATAATCCATAACGTCGCAGGCATCATTGAAAGTAAACATGCCTTTGCCAGAGCATCTACAAGATTGTGAAGCTCTGATATCACTTTAGAATCGTTCATAACCAAAGTTTGTATGAGAGAAATGGCAAATTCAGTTGCAGCCTCTGCACAATAGACACGGAAATCTCTATTAATATCTCCAATTCATCATACTAGACATACAATTTTCTATACATACTGTTTCTCCCAGCATCAAGAAGCTTTGCCATGTGAACGTTATACTCCCCAAGGTTTAATAACTCGCTGCGAATAAGACCTATAGTGATATCTCTATTGAACTTCCTATCCTCCTCAGAGTACAAAACCTGTCATAATTGAGATTTGAGACATTAAACACTTACATGTTAAtaaatgcaataaacataCTCCCAGCCGGacttaaaaagaatatattgaaTTGGATATACCCAGCTAGTGAGCTCCTTAACCACAAGCTTGCTGACATCACGTATAGCCGCCAGGATTGCAAGGTGAGCATCAACATGAGCACAATTTGATGCATTTTCATACAAGCCCTTGAAAGCCTAAAGGAACAAAGTAATCCTATGTAAGATGATTTCCAGGACAGCAGTAAATATGCACCAGAATAATGGCCAACCTTCTGGGCGACAGCCAAGGCTGCCTCATCTCGGCTGATGCACCTAAGGATGACTGCAGGAACTTCAGCAATAACTGCCTGTAAAGACCATACTGACAGTCAGATAAACACGTAACAGAAATCTAAGATATAGGTAGCAATGGAGAGCACGTAATGAGATAAATGTGATATCGCCTTTTTTTACCTGAATCTCAACCTCTTTCGCTTCATTAGCCAACTGATTTTCTAGCTGAAATGGGTTTGATAAGTATGTTAAAAGCCAAAACAAAGTAAACCAAACTCAAAAATGCTGATTCCAAGGACTAAATTCtcaaaaaattagttaaatccATATAATAGAAGGGCATATAGTACATATACCTTCTCTGAGATAGTCTGGTACTTTTCCAATGCATCCCCAGTGGTTATCAAAGGCTCTGTGACATTAGTTCCAGGACGCTCGGAAGATAGAGTTGCATTAGTAGGCTGTGCAGCATTTCCAAGTTCCTGCATTAATGAATTCATAAGGTAAAAAAGTGCACACAAAAAAAGACATATTTACACCGAATGTACTTACTTTTGCAGAGCTAGAAGGTTCCACCACTTGCACATCAGTAGTCGAGGTATGAGGCAATGAAGGAATGGTGTCACTTTCAGAAGTTTGAGGACCATCACCAACTGAAATATGTGTTGAAGGAAGACTGCAATATAATCACCAGAATCATATATACTTGAttcctttttgtttttgttcgGGTTTACTcatagggaaaaaaaaattattgaatgatagtactataaaatcaaaacaaaaccctaAACTAAACAAACCTTGTAGGAACCTGGGATCCAAAAGGTTCAATCTCATCCGAGCCCATTTCCAATGTCTGGGGCACAGCACCAATTCCAGTGCTAATAAGGCCAGGCGAGTATATGCTACCACTGATTTGGCCAGATGTAGATGCAAATTGCCTGGACAAACCACCACCTCCTGATGAAGCAGAGAGGCCAACTGGAGCAGTATTTGAGCTCTGGGTGGACCGATTCTGTCCTGGAAACCGAGCAAAATCCTGCAAacaaaatgagagaaaatgaaatcagAAACAAAATGATCACATAAATGAATGTGACAGGTTTCCAAGAATTTGTTAAACAATCACCTCATAAACTCGCTGCTGGGAGTGTGACAGCTGGCCTGGTTTAGGACGAAGGGCTTCCGGTAAAATGCTCATTTGACCCGGTGCATAAAGACTagcatcaaaaaaactagcaCCAACACTTTCTCTATGCTTCCTCCTGATAGAAAGTTGTTGAGCTATGTCCCCATCAATGCTCTGAACCGCCTGTAATGAAAATGAGgttaaaattggaaataaagacaaaatacaaaaaatattattataaacccaaaaaagaagaaatactccctccaccCATGAAACAATGACTCATTTTGCCAATTTGGGACATCCACGATTTAAAGGCCCATTtactttttcccatttttttgtAAGTGGGCCTCATACTCCACTAaatcattacactcacattccattaaaaattaataatcctatataaaagtgggaaccacattccactaactttttcaaaccaCTTCCTTTCCTCCACGgcatcaaacaatttcttaaaacttgagGGAGTATCAACAGACCATCAAGTTCACAAATTGTAACTCTCTGCACATCCACACACACTAGCTCACACGATACCACCATTACGATTTGGGATCCATTTCATATACAGTAAACGGGGCTTTATCATCCACTTGAGTTAACATCAAGTATGTTTTTCAGACATGATATGCATCAATGCTTACATGGAAACATGCCTGACTTACGTGTAACATAGCTGTATAAGGAAACATGACACAGTATTTCTTCAAtctttaaaatgaaacatgaGCATTACCAGAAAAGTAGAAATCACAAAACACCTTAAATTAACTTTTCGTCGACAAACAGACCAGAAGGGTTGGCCAATATAAAGAAATACACTTCAGAAAAAAACCAATGTTTAGTTCTTATTGCTAGCACTTGTTCAGAAGGACCGTGTCACTTTCACATGttattagaatattttaaaaataggcaTTTAAAGAAAGGGAATATGAAAAGTGGGGAACCCTCCCTCAACAGCTCAACATGAAATGTCAAGAATGTTTTAACAATATAGCATTACATCTcataacacacaaaatatagcTACATACCACAGGTATTTACAAATATAGCATTACATCTCATCTCCactcaattttaaatactatCTCTGTCCCATGCTACTTGCACATTTCAAATTATGgtattttaagtaaaaatttgCACAGTTTctaatttaagtaaaaattatGGCATTTAATCAAGatattagagttaattaagTGTTGCCTTACTACACTTCAAATTCCAATATATTTACGCTgtcaaaatgaaaagtgctagtagcatgggacggagggaacaTTTATCAGTACTGGTTTTCAAGACCCAGTTGTCATAACCTGTATGAAGCAACAGATAACTtgtaataatttcaatttaccTTATCAGTTGCAGCTTGTTCAATCAACACACAGCCTAGGTCAAGATTATCATTAGTCACCAGTTGAACTGCTTGTTCTGATAGATCAGTTGATATGTTGAAGCCCTGAAGTGAGTTTCTGAGCTGGGTTGATATCGAACCACGTAAAGGTTcctaaaaataatgaaaaagaatCTTTAATCACATGAGGAGTATTCAAGTAATATTCTGACAATTCAAAAGATCATCAACATTTACCACTAGCAAGTAATAAAACAAAGGTTCATCTGTACCTTGCAGGTTACATGAGCAAGACTTCCCGCCAACCTTGCCACCATCAAATGTGCCGCATTTCGTGTAAGGGTCTCATCGGGCTCCATGGCATAATCCtgccattaaaaaaaaaacaaattatttaggAAACAATTTGTTTGCCTTGTAACATGCACTACTAATACAAACACCCTTCAAAATCAACGAATTGGAATAAAATATACCTTCAAGACAAGTTCCTTAGTTGTCTGAGTCGCAATAGAAACACTACGTTGCACGATACTGGACACTATTTCTTTAACAGCTCTATCCATGGCAATTGGAAGTACACTGAAGGAAATGAAACACTGATATAGCTGAAAACGATTGATGGATATCATtgtcaaataaaattgaacaGTTACAGTTACTAACTCAGACCTCTGGAAATGCAAGTGTAAGCCATAAGCCTGAAGCTTTTTATTGACAACAACTTGCTGTTCAATATTAGCTGCTGGTACAGGAACCTGcaacataacaaaaaataacagaTCATCAGTcggtatttaaataaaacatcatCAGAAGCAAATATAAGTGGAACTCTGGAAAGACCTGATTAACTGCATATTGTGCCTGTCCTTGTAGAAGGCCTTGAGCAGAAGGCAGCTGGTCAGAAAACCCCAAGCTTAGCTTCTCATCCTCCGTTAAAGTTCCAGATGAATGATGGAGCGGAGCAGCATACTGCTATTTTGATCACAAAATCAACCTCCAATCATGCTAATAGATCAAAAGAGAACAATTGAAACACAAACCTGAGACATTATACGAGAGTGTCCACCAGGAAGGGGAGAGGCAGCAACATCAAGGGGCATCTCAACATGGTTCAATGTCGAAATTATTCCAGGTTTCACCTCATTCATTATTGGTGGTTGTGAAGATCCGACATCCTTATTTGAGAAATCAGGATTACCTTCAACTTCTCGGACTTTTTCCTTCAGAAGAGAAGTAGGTGTAACATCCTTAAGGTCAACACTTAAATGCTTAAACAGGACCTGAAACCAAAGAGATCTCAATTAAGAAAATCCTCTCAAATTCAAGTGATCCCCTTGAGCAAAGAATAGCCAGAATTACCTCAATCTCAAATTTGAGATTCATCTTCAAATTTGGCATTGCATAAATCTCAGCAAGCAATCCAAGAATCGCCATTGTCCAAGGGTTGGGAGGCTGATATGCAATACTGTTCGAACAGGGTTCCAGAATCTAAAACAAGCACATTAAGTCAATAAACTTGGATTTGCAagtacatataaaataaaccagAGATCATACCTTTGAGGTAAAAGGAATAACAGCTATCATAAGTCCCTTTTCATATGCCTGCAAAAGCACAGAACAACAAATAGTACATTTCCACATGTcagaaaaatcaaatcaacaaGATGAGATCATAATGGCTACATGATGCTCTCAGACAATCCAACTCCAACTTTATTAAGTCaactaaacaacaaaatagaagaaaagaaaCCTCTATAATCAAAGATTTTGGATCTATCTCCCGTGCCCTTAGAACTTGATTTTTGCCGATTGTAATCTTCCCAAGCCAGCTTCCTAAATTTTTCAGCAGTGATCGTTCTTCCACACTAGACTTTATAAGGTCTGATCCGACAAGAACCTGAACATACAAATATCAAGAATAAACACCACCTTTTtgaaaggaaatcaattaaaatcgACAAAATCAGACCTTGCAGTTTTCATAAGTGGCCTGTACAATCTCTCTGAACAAAGGTTTCAAATTTACTTTATCAAGAAACTTCAAGTACaaatcatgaaaatttgtTTCAATGCTTGCCCTGcccaaaaaaatgacaaaagggtcaagatgtcattttatattatttaaaatcaagCCAGTAAGAATAACCTCAAAATAATACATCCAGAGAACTGTTTCAGATAAGGTATGCATTGGCAAGCAACATTTACCTCTTCATAACCATATACTGTGCGAACCACGGATAGAATTGAGGATTTAGAATTTCACTAAACTCTTTAGCTTTAGCCTCAACATTTGCAGCAGACaagttatttataataaaagatatCTTGTCCTGAGCTTCTGATGCTGGAACCTGTTCCATAGATCAATGAAACAGTCAGATACTGATAGAGATTAAACAATAACAACAGATTAGACAAACATCACAAGTGATGGAAAAGAAGGCCAGAATATACACCGCACATAATTCATATACAACTAAGACATAGTCTGATAATCTCTTAGCAGAACatgcagaaaataaaactcCGCAATATCTGAGAAAATGCTACATAAATCAGCTTTACAGTCCAGCCAGGGTTGAAGACTGTAACTAATTCTCAAGCATATAAATAGTTTTTACCATTGTAGATATATGCATAATTCTTTAATCACCATATGATACCAGAAAGCACAGAAGCCTAGAGTGCTACCATGTATCAGCATTTAAGCAAGCAGCTGTCATGCTGTGCTAGATATTTGAAGTACCAGTACACGATAGGGATGGCAGAACAAACATAGTATCAAAGATATGAAGTTGAGAAAATTGGTCTAACTTGATTTTTATACTCTGCAGATCATCGTAATATTCAATTGGCAGTCTTCAAATGAGTTCTAACTTCTAAGGAATGTCTCAGTTACACAATAAACCATTGACTAGTTGAAAATCTATGAAGTACATCTTTAGATACTTCATTTTAAGAATGTATGTAGGACCCACATGTCTGATTTAGCATTTAGGCCTTTCTTTGCAGTTCCAAGCAATAAGGTTACATGTACATGGTGCGTCATCTCTAAGTCATCAAAACTGTACAAGTATCTTGATGAACATGGATAATGATTGATAAGTCAAGTAGCAGATTTATTtgacaatattaaaattcttgCATCTATGCTTGAGAGAATGCTAAGGTAGCAAAGAGGTAACCAAAAAGACTGATCGAAACTACAAGTCATTCTAGAAAGGAGTCGACAAACaatgaataaaaatcaaaatcacagagaaaaaaaaacaaaaggatCAGGATCAAGAATAAACAGAGACCaaaaaagtattaaaaaacTATAACCAAACACCTCTACGGGAGTTTCTCTTCTCTCAGCAGCAGCAACAAGGGTCTCAATGTTTAAAGCAGAGCCAAATCCTGAAACAACAGTCCCCACTGTTAATGTAATCCACAACCCATATGCACACACAGAGGAAGTAGCGAAGAGTATATTTTGTTGGGATAAGGGTGCTAGGAAAATACAGAGAGCAGTTATAAAACCACTAAAAATGAGAATTACTTGCTGAGGTTGATCTAGAAGACCGTGGAAAGCCCGGTGAAGCAGATTGTACTGACAGAACAGCACCGCTGTGTGACTGTATTGTGGATTTGAGTAGATTAGCTCTCCAAATATAGAGGCAAAATAAggtaaaaatagaatatatatcaAGTGAATTACATCAAGGTTGATAAAGTATCTATTACTTGCCTTCTGAAGGGTAGGCATTTCGCTTGAAGGAGCAGTAACAGGTTGCGCAGAAGATGATTGTGATTGCTTCATGTGATTAAAGATAGTCGTAGAAGGTTTCCTTTCATCAAGAGAACTCGGTGGTCTCTGTGGTAGTGGAATTGAAGGAGAAACAGGCAATCCAGACTGTGTGCTGCCTGGTCCAATTAGAGAAAATGGCGAGCCTGCAGGCTGAAAACAAAACGACACAATTTCAGTGAACACAAATTCACGTAAATCACCTGGAGTATAAGTATTATCCACAACAACAAACAgggaaaaatacaaaatcatgTGGCACTTTAACATTGTAACTTTTGCTATGAAATCATTCAACTGTTTCTTTTCTGTAGGTTCAGCTACTAAACAGTTAACAAGAAGATAATAATTCAAGGTCTAATACCTCCGTAGTTGGAGCAGAAGATGGAGTGAGACCATGATGGTGATCATTAGTTGTACTATGGCCAACATCAGGTTCACTATGAGCAGCTGAGATCCTGTTAAGTGCCCTCTCTATGAATTCTACAAGGTCTGAATGAGCAGCCCGCAAATGAGATATTTGCAGGATATGATTGCAGTATTGTGGCCACTCAATGAGACGGTCCACAAACTGCTCCAATGCCTTGGTCCCAAAGGAGAACATCTGATTATCAAAAGGTCAAGGTCAAGGTCAGTCTGAGATTCAAATAATGACATTAATTGATAACATGGGAAGGAACAAACTTTTGAATCTGCAGGCTTCCTTAAAGCATCTAAAACAGCTCGTAAAGCAATGCCCAGCGTAAGGTGAGTCACTAGTTGATGCTTGATGAGTGATCCTGAAGAAGAAGCATTCACAAAGATTAAACTAGCAAGCTGAGTAAAATAGGAAGGTTCAGAGTATTTTACAATGCTAATTATCTGGGTTCATGTTCATTGTTCACCCAGTGACCAACAAGAATTTGTTGTATCAACATAATCATCTCTCCTAATTCACTAATTTCgcattaaaacatgtgccatccccaaagtttatatttttagaggACAGAGAGAGTAGCATAATCcaatatcattttaatacaagGAAAGTGACTTCATAATTCAAACCAGCTACTTGGTAATTAAATCAATCCAACaacatgaataaaataatatgacaAACTAAGAGGTAAAAGATgtcatagtatataaaattttggcTGAACATCCTGACATGTCCAACAATCAAACTAGCCAGTGGGTTCAATAATTCCATGCACAGATCATATGACAAAACACCTCCCACCATTACAAACAGCAAAAATAGTTTGTGTACATTAGAACAGTCAGTAAATAAGATCTCACCAAAAAGTACTGCTGCAATCCTCAGCTGCCTTTCAGGGTACTTcgagaaaaaattgtattcCTCAAATAGATTAGCAATCATGCACTCGTATATCGACTTTTTCCTGTTAAAAATTGTATTCCTCAAATAGATTAGCAATGACGCATTTACTAACGAAATGCTAATATGATAGCAGTACTCTCTATTTCAGCATCAACAAATGAAGCAGCAAAGTTTATGTGACCAACTGACCATAAAATTCACCATGTAGAAGTCATGCTATTCAATTGAAATAGTGACCACTTAAAACAAGAAACTTCAAGGATCTGCTAATAAATAATTCTAACAAgatactatatttttagatatatgaaatatgaatttgatcaaaataaaacttgGTGAGGTAGAGTAATAGATCCCATTATCCCCATAATTTACTTATAATAATAACTCGAGAGAAACAATATGATTAACAAAGTGAATGCCTGCTTTAGTGGTAAGAGCATATGCATAAATAATAACATCACTTAGGAGCCTATAATCGGAAGTTGCATGAACCTTTTCAAACAACATACCAAAGGAATCATCTTGTAATTTGAAGGGGAGAAAATACCTTTCTTCTGGAGATTCCTTGAAGCGGGTAAGCATTTGAATCATAGCATCGATAGATAGATTACCAGAGAACATTTGATGGAAGTATGCATTTGCTTCTGTTTCAATGTCATCAGCATAACCATCAGCAGCAGCATCAGAACCCCCAGCACTTCTCATTCTTGAATTAGAACGCATATGAGAGACAtccaatttttcaatttcctcAGACAAGTGATTAGAAGAAAGCACACCAGAATGAGACTGAAGT harbors:
- the LOC125185430 gene encoding CCR4-NOT transcription complex subunit 1 isoform X5, whose translation is MVTFSSKLSGQIRFLLQDVNDSNSDSVFQELCNYTMHGMEASILLLQACFDHIDIYSRDLKDMKLQPIFASIFKYLLDKPNFSSILSESLRSKAINEDLLLNLSDALHLSVPEKIGVGLVLSNSEDHDTRMCGKNFCMSQITELCANPVAFESSKLIHHILVFLSRSEGLSKHVDSFMQMLFLVQPKDGAQFVIIPFLHDELLEDNFFRNSELMNEGGEEDFDAILAEMEKEISMADVMCELGYGCTANVAQCKEMLSLFLPLTDATIAKILGMVARTYVGLDDRQNVFATFRSALGGNSVLDMPSLNSWNVDVLVDSIKQLALGTNWINVMENLDHEGFYIPNEAAFSFFMSVYKHACQEPFPLHAICGSVWKNVEGQLSFLKYAVSAPPEVFTFAHSERQLSYDDAVPGHTLQSGPNRAWSCHDLLVVLCQLSEMGHASLVRYVLESPLNNFPEVLLLGMAHVNTAYNLIQNEVASAVLPVALKKTSASGLLYTLWHVNRNLLLRGLIDSVNVDPDSVNRIFDAFQEIKVLPQVLDMFPFYLGIRLAVLASNREIMDLESWLSARLVSSKDAFYEECIRFLKDVQIGDQDISPNHHHPSGSLLNMYLEACPTVLKALQSHSGVLSSNHLSEEIEKLDVSHMRSNSRMRSAGGSDAAADGYADDIETEANAYFHQMFSGNLSIDAMIQMLTRFKESPEERKKSIYECMIANLFEEYNFFSKYPERQLRIAAVLFGSLIKHQLVTHLTLGIALRAVLDALRKPADSKMFSFGTKALEQFVDRLIEWPQYCNHILQISHLRAAHSDLVEFIERALNRISAAHSEPDVGHSTTNDHHHGLTPSSAPTTEPAGSPFSLIGPGSTQSGLPVSPSIPLPQRPPSSLDERKPSTTIFNHMKQSQSSSAQPVTAPSSEMPTLQKSHSGAVLSVQSASPGFPRSSRSTSARFGSALNIETLVAAAERRETPVEVPASEAQDKISFIINNLSAANVEAKAKEFSEILNPQFYPWFAQYMVMKRASIETNFHDLYLKFLDKVNLKPLFREIVQATYENCKVLVGSDLIKSSVEERSLLKNLGSWLGKITIGKNQVLRAREIDPKSLIIEAYEKGLMIAVIPFTSKILEPCSNSIAYQPPNPWTMAILGLLAEIYAMPNLKMNLKFEIEVLFKHLSVDLKDVTPTSLLKEKVREVEGNPDFSNKDVGSSQPPIMNEVKPGIISTLNHVEMPLDVAASPLPGGHSRIMSQQYAAPLHHSSGTLTEDEKLSLGFSDQLPSAQGLLQGQAQYAVNQVPVPAANIEQQVVVNKKLQAYGLHLHFQSVLPIAMDRAVKEIVSSIVQRSVSIATQTTKELVLKDYAMEPDETLTRNAAHLMVARLAGSLAHVTCKEPLRGSISTQLRNSLQGFNISTDLSEQAVQLVTNDNLDLGCVLIEQAATDKAVQSIDGDIAQQLSIRRKHRESVGASFFDASLYAPGQMSILPEALRPKPGQLSHSQQRVYEDFARFPGQNRSTQSSNTAPVGLSASSGGGGLSRQFASTSGQISGSIYSPGLISTGIGAVPQTLEMGSDEIEPFGSQVPTSLPSTHISVGDGPQTSESDTIPSLPHTSTTDVQVVEPSSSAKELGNAAQPTNATLSSERPGTNVTEPLITTGDALEKYQTISEKLENQLANEAKEVEIQAVIAEVPAVILRCISRDEAALAVAQKAFKGLYENASNCAHVDAHLAILAAIRDVSKLVVKELTSWVLYSEEDRKFNRDITIGLIRSELLNLGEYNVHMAKLLDAGRNKAATEFAISLIQTLVMNDSKVISELHNLVDALAKLAARPGSPESLQQLIEIAKNPANAGNLSPLAVGKEEIARTPRDKKLLEQTTVPGTSREEFSVTELVDFDPAGFSEQVSALFTEWYQICELPGANDAACARHVSLLQQRGLLKGDEMTDRFFRRIMELSVSHCLSSESLSFLAIDMYAKLVFSVLKFFPADQGSSKLSLLPKVLAVTVKFILKDAEERKASFNPRPYFRLFVNWLLDLCSLDPVFDGANFQVLTGLANAFHAIQPLKVPGFSFAWLELVSHRSFMPKLLTANAQKGWPYFQRLLVDLFQFMEPFLRKVQLGEPVHFLYKGTLRVLLVLLHDFPEFLCDYHFSFCDVIPPSCIQMRNIILSAFPRNMRLPDPSTPNLKIDLLPEITQSPRILSEVDAALKAKQIKNEVDEYLKTRQQGSAFLTELKQKLLLSPNEVERAGTRYNVPLINSLVLYVGMQAQQLQAEGRYLFLNAVANQLRYPNNHTHYFSFILLYLFHESNQETIQEQITRVLLERLIVNRPHPWGLLITFIELIKNPRYSFWSRSFTRCASEIEKLFESVSRSFGGPKPVDDSLVSAGIPDNLH